In Gemmatimonadota bacterium, the following proteins share a genomic window:
- a CDS encoding AbrB/MazE/SpoVT family DNA-binding domain-containing protein, translating to MKSRVKKWGNSLALRIPKPVAVQMGVRDDSPVVLVLRGKELTLVPLERTRFKLPDLLPGISKRNLHGRISIGSHG from the coding sequence ATGAAATCCCGCGTGAAGAAATGGGGCAACAGCCTTGCGCTGCGCATCCCGAAACCGGTCGCCGTCCAGATGGGCGTCCGGGACGATTCACCGGTGGTACTCGTGCTCCGGGGCAAGGAACTGACCCTCGTCCCGCTGGAACGAACCCGGTTCAAACTGCCCGACCTGCTGCCGGGCATCTCGAAACGCAACCTGCACGGCAGAATCAGCATCGGCAGCCACGGCTGA
- a CDS encoding 2-dehydropantoate 2-reductase: protein MRIAVFGTGGVGGYYGGRLAEAGEEVVFIARGEHLEALQRDGLRVESTKGDFTLPSIEAFGDSRQAGDVDVVMLCVKCWQVPDALDGLRPLLGPDTCILPMENGVETPEQLAKEFGWRHVLGGVCGIVSFIAEPGLIRHVAYEPFVNFGEWDNQPSERVDRLRRAFEGTRGLIVDTPADIQAAMWRKYILIASWSGIGGVTRAPIGVVRSQPGTRRLLETAMEEIHQVATALGVNLPDDIVAQTLAILDSVEYGGTASMQRDIMEERFSELEAQTGALVRMGREADVPTPVNEFIYHALRPMELRTREQVPFEAP from the coding sequence GTGCGCATTGCGGTATTCGGTACAGGAGGCGTAGGCGGTTATTACGGCGGACGGCTTGCCGAGGCGGGGGAAGAGGTCGTTTTCATCGCGCGCGGCGAGCACCTGGAAGCCCTCCAGCGGGACGGTCTCCGCGTGGAAAGCACCAAGGGCGACTTTACGCTGCCCTCCATCGAGGCCTTCGGCGATTCCAGGCAGGCCGGCGACGTGGACGTCGTCATGCTCTGCGTCAAGTGCTGGCAGGTGCCCGACGCCCTCGACGGACTCCGGCCCCTGCTCGGCCCGGACACCTGCATCCTGCCCATGGAAAACGGGGTGGAGACCCCGGAGCAACTCGCAAAGGAATTCGGCTGGCGTCACGTACTCGGCGGCGTATGCGGAATCGTCTCGTTCATCGCCGAACCGGGACTCATCCGGCACGTCGCCTACGAACCCTTCGTCAATTTCGGCGAATGGGACAACCAGCCCAGCGAACGGGTGGACCGGCTGCGGCGGGCCTTCGAAGGCACCAGGGGACTCATCGTCGACACGCCGGCGGATATTCAGGCCGCCATGTGGCGCAAGTACATTCTCATCGCCTCGTGGAGCGGGATCGGCGGCGTGACCCGCGCGCCGATCGGTGTCGTCCGCAGCCAGCCCGGAACACGGCGACTCCTCGAGACGGCCATGGAGGAGATCCACCAGGTGGCCACCGCCCTGGGGGTCAACCTCCCCGATGACATCGTGGCCCAGACCCTGGCCATCCTGGACAGCGTGGAATACGGCGGTACCGCCTCCATGCAGCGGGACATCATGGAAGAACGGTTCTCGGAATTGGAGGCCCAGACCGGCGCGCTGGTCCGCATGGGCAGGGAAGCGGACGTGCCCACGCCGGTCAACGAATTCATCTACCATGCGCTTCGGCCGATGGAACTGCGCACCCGCGAGCAGGTGCCCTTCGAGGCGCCCTGA
- a CDS encoding DUF4445 domain-containing protein, translating into MKKIDKAAYQERLDRITAIFKDMMAHATEQATYRCPYKNRFDECTARFGCRNQRKPREAGGLLVCGGDDKLDYRSAWETEETPLDISADPTDGSLTGGSVTDGTTTRPAVIGKSIFDYADDLAVQVPTSCFRNGICHECIVEIRQGMEGLAPRTKPESFLRENYRLACQARVIDPNMDVAFSPLRRTPKILTFTEEKDTALDPMVTRRGDDVFYDGEQVDQYRGHVYGLAIDLGTTTVVMEFVDLETGKSVHVCSFENPQRFGGSDVMHRISYDGAFEDELWNAIINAVNHEIMDWCERTGTARQEIYEIVVAGNSTMRDLFFRLDVQSIGQKPYKSQIENEYLAGKRETTALTIGTRRLGLRANPKARVYGLPLIASHVGGDVAGDLATVELAAQPGVSMLVDVGTNTEVVVAGNGRMITASCPAGPAFEGGGIQYGMPGYEGAIESLKWEDSRFAWSTIGDATPQGICGSGLIDLLAELRRHEMMSPKGVFSDRKQFEVDVVAESGITLSRQDASNLAQAKAANYCGQYIVLRRFGVAPGDVDRLFLAGGFANYVDVRNAIDIGFLAPVPEDRIVKVGNAAVQGAREILLSRSRRAELEALVKNIEHVELETTPDFFEIFVEACQFKPMPGVLV; encoded by the coding sequence ATGAAAAAGATCGACAAGGCGGCGTATCAGGAGCGGCTGGACCGCATTACGGCCATCTTCAAGGACATGATGGCCCACGCGACCGAGCAGGCTACCTACCGCTGCCCCTACAAGAACCGTTTCGACGAATGCACGGCCCGGTTCGGGTGCCGCAACCAGCGCAAGCCCCGGGAAGCCGGCGGACTGCTCGTATGCGGCGGCGACGACAAGCTCGACTACCGCAGCGCCTGGGAGACGGAGGAAACGCCTTTGGACATATCCGCGGACCCGACCGACGGATCGTTGACAGGCGGATCGGTGACCGACGGCACGACGACCCGGCCCGCGGTTATCGGCAAGTCCATCTTCGACTACGCCGACGATCTCGCCGTGCAGGTGCCTACGTCCTGCTTCCGCAACGGCATCTGCCACGAATGCATCGTGGAAATCCGGCAGGGGATGGAAGGGCTGGCGCCCCGGACGAAGCCGGAGTCCTTCCTGCGGGAGAACTACCGCCTCGCCTGCCAGGCCCGCGTCATCGACCCGAACATGGACGTCGCCTTCTCACCCCTGCGCCGCACGCCCAAGATCCTGACCTTTACCGAAGAAAAAGACACGGCGCTCGACCCAATGGTCACCCGGCGAGGCGATGACGTCTTCTACGACGGCGAGCAGGTGGACCAGTACCGCGGACACGTCTACGGACTCGCGATCGACCTGGGCACGACCACGGTGGTCATGGAATTCGTGGACCTCGAGACCGGCAAGAGCGTCCACGTCTGCTCCTTCGAGAACCCCCAGCGCTTCGGCGGCAGCGACGTGATGCACCGGATTTCCTACGACGGCGCCTTCGAGGACGAACTCTGGAACGCCATCATCAACGCCGTCAATCACGAGATCATGGATTGGTGCGAGCGCACGGGAACGGCGCGGCAGGAGATCTACGAGATCGTCGTCGCGGGCAATTCCACCATGCGGGACCTCTTCTTCCGGCTCGACGTGCAGAGCATCGGACAGAAACCTTACAAGTCACAAATCGAAAACGAATATCTCGCGGGTAAACGGGAGACCACGGCGCTCACCATCGGCACCCGCCGCCTGGGACTCCGGGCCAACCCGAAGGCACGGGTCTACGGCCTGCCCCTCATCGCCAGCCACGTGGGCGGCGACGTGGCTGGCGATCTGGCGACTGTCGAACTGGCCGCGCAGCCCGGCGTATCCATGCTCGTGGACGTGGGCACCAACACCGAGGTGGTCGTGGCGGGCAACGGGCGCATGATCACGGCTTCGTGCCCCGCCGGACCCGCCTTCGAAGGCGGCGGCATCCAGTACGGCATGCCGGGTTACGAAGGCGCCATCGAATCGCTGAAGTGGGAGGATAGCCGGTTCGCCTGGAGCACCATCGGTGATGCCACGCCCCAGGGCATCTGCGGCTCCGGCCTGATCGACCTCCTCGCCGAACTGCGCCGCCACGAGATGATGAGCCCGAAGGGCGTGTTTTCCGACCGGAAACAGTTCGAAGTGGACGTCGTGGCCGAGTCCGGCATCACCCTGTCCCGGCAGGACGCCAGCAACCTGGCCCAGGCCAAGGCTGCCAATTACTGCGGACAGTACATCGTGCTGCGCAGGTTTGGCGTCGCGCCCGGCGACGTGGACCGCCTCTTCCTGGCCGGGGGTTTCGCCAACTACGTGGACGTGCGCAACGCCATCGACATCGGGTTCCTGGCCCCCGTGCCCGAGGACCGCATCGTCAAGGTCGGCAACGCCGCCGTCCAGGGCGCTCGGGAGATCCTCCTGTCCCGCTCCCGCCGCGCGGAGCTGGAGGCGCTGGTCAAGAACATCGAGCACGTCGAACTCGAGACCACCCCCGACTTCTTCGAGATCTTCGTCGAGGCCTGCCAGTTCAAGCCAATGCCCGGGGTGCTGGTGTAG
- a CDS encoding mRNA-degrading endonuclease — MATSSYVPVRGEIVWIYSRSGKGTYLPSGRPAVAVSPEAYNRRAGLALFCPITNEEKGYPFEVAIPAGLAATGIILADQLESVDWRSGAVVRICALPAEAMDDVLRKAAALLDEEDRS, encoded by the coding sequence ATGGCTACATCAAGCTACGTACCGGTTCGGGGTGAAATCGTGTGGATCTATTCCAGGTCGGGGAAGGGCACCTACCTGCCTTCCGGGCGGCCCGCCGTGGCGGTTTCGCCCGAGGCCTACAACCGCAGGGCCGGCCTGGCCCTTTTCTGTCCGATTACCAATGAGGAGAAGGGGTATCCGTTCGAAGTCGCGATCCCCGCGGGGCTTGCGGCGACCGGGATCATCCTGGCCGACCAGCTCGAAAGCGTGGACTGGCGGTCCGGCGCGGTAGTGCGAATCTGTGCATTGCCCGCCGAGGCCATGGATGACGTCCTGCGAAAGGCCGCGGCGCTACTGGATGAGGAAGACCGGTCTTGA
- a CDS encoding homocysteine S-methyltransferase family protein, translated as MKSFLERIADDRPLLYDGGFGTELFARGIELANSALANELYPDIVRDIHFDYIEAGSEAIGTNTFVASFPHLEMAGKDASESDGLIRLSVEHARAAIERSGRDVYLAGSIGPLPGAIEADSGDTEFGIANSIARDAHERVGTTLAEGGVDFFCVETMFSANEAALAVDVLRQFDLPIAVNQTYKYTKDRATGEVIYKTDWGHSAADLLEILAAGAQSGGRDLLGHIQVVGLNCGAESRRDEHTGMPYAINGIGQLKRAMDARGEAPRRMMAYPNAGRARLDEQHRTYYENSPEQMAAHVPELLEAGAYFIGGCCGTGVAHIRAFREAMDRAV; from the coding sequence ATGAAATCTTTTCTTGAACGCATCGCCGACGACCGCCCCCTCCTCTACGACGGCGGTTTCGGTACCGAACTCTTCGCCCGCGGCATCGAACTGGCCAACAGCGCGTTGGCCAATGAACTGTACCCCGACATTGTCAGGGACATCCATTTCGACTATATTGAAGCAGGCTCGGAAGCGATCGGGACGAACACGTTCGTGGCGTCTTTTCCCCATCTCGAAATGGCCGGCAAGGACGCCTCGGAATCCGACGGGCTGATCCGCTTGTCCGTGGAACATGCCCGGGCCGCCATCGAACGCAGCGGAAGGGACGTGTACCTCGCCGGTTCCATCGGTCCCCTGCCTGGCGCCATCGAGGCCGACAGCGGCGACACGGAGTTCGGCATCGCGAACAGCATCGCGCGGGACGCTCACGAGCGCGTGGGCACGACGCTCGCGGAGGGCGGCGTGGATTTCTTCTGCGTCGAGACCATGTTCTCCGCCAACGAGGCGGCCCTGGCCGTGGACGTGTTGAGGCAGTTCGATCTGCCCATCGCCGTGAACCAGACGTACAAGTATACGAAGGACCGCGCCACGGGCGAGGTCATCTACAAGACGGACTGGGGCCATTCGGCGGCCGATCTCCTGGAGATCCTTGCGGCCGGCGCGCAGTCCGGCGGACGCGACCTGCTCGGGCACATTCAGGTCGTCGGGTTGAACTGCGGCGCCGAGTCCCGGCGTGACGAGCACACGGGGATGCCCTACGCCATCAACGGCATCGGGCAGTTGAAGCGCGCCATGGATGCCCGGGGGGAGGCGCCGAGACGCATGATGGCCTATCCGAACGCGGGCAGGGCCCGGCTGGACGAGCAGCACCGGACCTACTACGAAAATTCCCCGGAACAGATGGCCGCCCACGTGCCGGAACTCCTCGAGGCCGGCGCCTACTTCATCGGCGGTTGCTGCGGCACGGGTGTCGCCCATATCCGCGCCTTTCGCGAGGCGATGGACCGGGCGGTCTGA
- a CDS encoding PH domain-containing protein has translation MSILNSIMGNASEVEVEEIEKEFSQILIEDEKLVRVFKLVRDLFAFTDRRLILVDKQGISGKKTEYHSIPYKSIAHFSFETAGRIDLDSEMKVWISGNELPVKKEFKKGIDVTDVQRTLAKFTLD, from the coding sequence GTGTCGATTCTGAACTCCATCATGGGCAACGCTTCGGAGGTCGAAGTTGAAGAGATCGAGAAGGAGTTCTCGCAGATACTGATAGAGGATGAGAAACTGGTCAGGGTCTTCAAGCTGGTCAGAGACCTGTTCGCTTTCACGGACAGGCGGCTGATCCTGGTGGATAAACAGGGGATATCCGGTAAAAAGACCGAATACCACTCCATTCCGTATAAGTCAATCGCCCATTTTTCGTTTGAGACGGCGGGGCGGATTGATCTCGACTCCGAGATGAAAGTATGGATTTCAGGTAACGAATTGCCGGTTAAGAAAGAGTTCAAAAAGGGAATTGACGTCACCGACGTACAAAGAACCCTGGCGAAGTTCACATTGGATTGA
- a CDS encoding dihydrodipicolinate synthase family protein, translating into MAVPDPRGVYTIAPTPFEEDGSLDTGSLSTLTNFLIDLGIDGITVLGVMGETSKLVEAERDRVIAGVVEAAAGRIPVCAGTSHTGTDGCVALSRRAEELGASSLMVAPSKLARGTDEALLAHYLKVADAVSIPLVIQDHPTSSGVQMSIDFVATVADRSPQCRFLKLEEEPSPRKASQVLAANPDVEIFGGLGGVMLLEELRHGCMGTMTGFAYPDILKDIHTKYMSGDVDGATETFYRYCPLIRFEGQPGIGLSIRKNVYQRRGAIKTARARQPFVPLDDGTLADLNDLLTRLGLE; encoded by the coding sequence ATGGCAGTTCCAGATCCCAGGGGCGTATACACCATTGCGCCGACGCCCTTTGAAGAAGACGGCAGCCTGGATACGGGCAGCCTCTCGACCCTGACCAACTTCCTCATCGACCTGGGGATCGACGGGATCACCGTCCTGGGTGTCATGGGTGAAACCAGCAAACTGGTCGAAGCCGAACGGGACCGGGTCATCGCCGGCGTGGTCGAAGCCGCCGCGGGTCGGATCCCGGTCTGCGCCGGAACCAGCCACACGGGGACGGACGGATGCGTCGCGCTCAGCCGGAGGGCCGAGGAACTGGGCGCCTCCTCGCTCATGGTGGCGCCGTCGAAGCTGGCCAGGGGCACGGACGAGGCCCTGCTCGCCCACTACCTAAAGGTGGCCGACGCCGTATCCATACCCCTCGTGATCCAGGACCATCCCACCAGCAGCGGCGTCCAGATGAGTATCGACTTCGTCGCGACCGTCGCCGACCGGTCTCCGCAATGCCGCTTTCTCAAGCTGGAAGAAGAACCGTCGCCGCGCAAGGCCAGCCAGGTGCTCGCGGCCAACCCCGACGTGGAGATCTTCGGCGGCCTGGGCGGCGTCATGCTCCTGGAGGAACTCCGCCACGGGTGCATGGGCACCATGACCGGCTTCGCCTACCCCGATATACTGAAGGACATCCACACGAAGTACATGTCGGGCGACGTCGACGGCGCCACCGAGACCTTCTACCGGTATTGCCCATTGATCCGCTTCGAAGGCCAGCCCGGCATCGGGCTGTCCATCCGCAAGAACGTCTACCAGCGGCGCGGCGCCATCAAGACCGCCCGGGCGCGCCAGCCCTTCGTCCCCCTGGACGACGGGACCCTGGCGGACCTGAACGATCTGCTGACGAGACTCGGGTTGGAGTGA
- a CDS encoding MtaA/CmuA family methyltransferase, translating into MKGRDRVLAALRGEPVDRTPVCNPTSVATVELMDLVDAPFPDANRDPELMARLAATSYTELGFDTIMPVFTIIQESSALGCKIQWEQKDNWPTVKMREPIWTDVDDIKIPADFLTHRDTKCVLDAITKLKKEYGDEVAVVGKTMGPWSLGYHCFGVEPFLLMSLDDPGRTHLALDRMKEATVEFGIAQIEAGADALTLPDHATGDLVSGEYYRRFLRDLHIEMAERIPIPLIMHICGRTVDRMGYIAETGFAAFHFDSKNKPQESMEAVDGKISLVGNINNPETLFARGPEEVGQEVCQNLEHGIHMVGPECAVPLQASVENLKAIPQAVKDWHKTHTA; encoded by the coding sequence ATGAAGGGCCGGGACCGGGTCCTGGCCGCCCTGCGGGGAGAGCCCGTGGACCGCACGCCCGTGTGCAATCCGACGTCAGTCGCCACGGTGGAACTGATGGATCTCGTCGACGCACCTTTTCCGGATGCCAACCGGGACCCGGAGCTCATGGCGCGCCTCGCGGCCACGAGCTACACGGAACTCGGATTCGACACCATCATGCCGGTATTCACCATCATCCAGGAGTCCTCCGCGCTTGGGTGCAAGATCCAGTGGGAGCAGAAGGACAACTGGCCCACGGTCAAGATGCGCGAACCTATCTGGACCGACGTGGACGACATCAAGATCCCTGCGGATTTCCTGACGCACCGGGACACGAAGTGCGTCCTCGACGCCATCACAAAGCTCAAGAAGGAATACGGCGACGAGGTGGCGGTCGTCGGGAAGACCATGGGGCCCTGGTCCCTGGGCTACCACTGCTTCGGCGTGGAACCCTTCCTGCTCATGTCCCTCGACGACCCAGGCCGGACCCATCTCGCCCTGGACCGCATGAAGGAAGCCACGGTGGAGTTCGGCATCGCGCAGATCGAAGCCGGGGCGGACGCCCTGACCCTGCCGGACCACGCCACGGGCGACCTGGTGAGTGGCGAATACTACCGCCGTTTCCTGCGGGACCTGCACATCGAGATGGCCGAACGGATTCCCATCCCGCTGATCATGCATATCTGCGGGCGCACCGTGGACCGCATGGGCTATATCGCGGAGACCGGTTTCGCGGCCTTTCATTTCGATTCGAAAAACAAGCCCCAGGAATCCATGGAGGCGGTCGACGGCAAGATCTCCCTCGTGGGCAACATCAATAATCCCGAGACGCTTTTCGCGCGTGGTCCCGAAGAAGTGGGCCAGGAAGTCTGTCAGAACCTGGAACACGGTATTCACATGGTGGGACCGGAGTGTGCCGTGCCCCTGCAGGCGTCCGTCGAGAACCTGAAGGCGATCCCGCAGGCGGTGAAGGACTGGCACAAGACTCACACGGCATGA
- a CDS encoding zinc-binding dehydrogenase, with protein MKRVIKPEGLHRIELEEVPIPEPGPGEIRIKAACSLISRGSELGGRYTREHAVSPDIMGYSMAGTVDALGQGVEHLETGDRVVALAPHAQYVVRPARLVFPWDQTIVMPMPADLSFDRAPYYPLTGSAVTWVELEDIKPHDTVVVLGQGLVGNLILQVIKANGVGRAVAVDALANRCAMAAECGADTVINAREEDPVRAVKRLTNGLGADIVIYAVGGPAGPAAFGQGLDMLALGGLMHLIGLYEDQPLSLPSNKIQGRKLLGGYYRTRAGARQSRRAMELLASGAILTDRMTTHRFPWHEAAEAFALLYQKPGEALGVLLDWRD; from the coding sequence ATGAAACGCGTCATCAAGCCCGAGGGGCTCCACCGGATCGAACTCGAGGAAGTACCGATTCCCGAACCCGGTCCCGGAGAGATCCGGATCAAGGCGGCGTGCAGCCTCATCAGCCGGGGTTCCGAACTCGGCGGCCGGTACACGCGGGAACACGCCGTGAGCCCGGACATCATGGGCTATTCCATGGCGGGGACGGTGGATGCGCTGGGGCAAGGGGTCGAACACCTGGAAACCGGCGATCGCGTCGTCGCCCTGGCGCCCCACGCCCAGTACGTGGTCCGGCCGGCCCGGCTCGTTTTTCCCTGGGACCAGACCATCGTCATGCCCATGCCGGCGGACCTTTCCTTCGACCGCGCCCCCTACTATCCGCTGACGGGCAGCGCGGTCACCTGGGTGGAGTTGGAGGATATCAAGCCCCATGACACCGTGGTCGTGCTCGGCCAGGGTCTCGTGGGCAACCTGATCCTTCAGGTCATCAAGGCGAATGGTGTGGGCAGGGCGGTGGCCGTGGACGCGCTGGCCAACCGGTGCGCCATGGCTGCGGAATGCGGCGCCGACACGGTGATCAACGCACGCGAGGAAGATCCCGTAAGGGCCGTGAAGCGCCTGACCAACGGCCTCGGCGCCGATATCGTGATCTACGCCGTGGGCGGTCCCGCGGGTCCGGCCGCCTTCGGTCAGGGTCTCGACATGCTGGCCCTTGGCGGGCTGATGCACCTGATCGGGCTCTACGAGGACCAGCCGCTTTCGCTGCCTTCGAACAAAATCCAGGGGCGCAAATTACTGGGCGGGTACTACCGGACGCGTGCGGGGGCCCGCCAGTCCCGCCGCGCCATGGAACTCCTCGCGTCGGGCGCGATCCTGACCGATCGAATGACCACGCACCGTTTCCCCTGGCACGAGGCAGCAGAGGCCTTCGCGCTGCTCTATCAGAAACCGGGCGAAGCGCTGGGGGTCCTGCTCGACTGGCGGGATTGA
- a CDS encoding type II toxin-antitoxin system HicB family antitoxin yields the protein MRRLKIIVEEHVDGFVAYPLGLAGVVVGQGNTYDEALKDVTSAIVFHIESFGSEAFEDDAEVISAYVTDTELTD from the coding sequence ATGCGTAGATTAAAAATCATCGTTGAAGAACACGTTGACGGTTTCGTTGCGTATCCATTGGGTCTCGCCGGAGTGGTTGTAGGTCAGGGAAATACATATGACGAGGCGCTAAAGGATGTGACCTCCGCCATCGTGTTTCATATCGAAAGCTTCGGGTCGGAAGCATTTGAGGATGACGCTGAGGTCATTAGTGCTTACGTAACAGATACGGAACTCACGGACTGA
- a CDS encoding type II toxin-antitoxin system HicA family toxin: MAVFPVDAPRQRVTTALKKLGFKIVREGNHISMVRDNPDGTRTPLTMPNHRKLKSSTLRRICTQARITRQEFLDAYQDA, translated from the coding sequence ATGGCGGTTTTCCCTGTCGACGCACCTCGCCAACGGGTGACAACTGCACTGAAGAAGCTGGGTTTCAAAATCGTTCGCGAAGGCAATCATATTTCAATGGTCAGAGATAACCCAGATGGAACACGGACTCCATTGACCATGCCAAATCATCGTAAGCTCAAATCCTCTACGTTACGCCGTATCTGCACCCAAGCTCGAATTACCAGACAGGAGTTTCTGGATGCTTATCAGGACGCCTGA
- a CDS encoding cobalamin-binding protein has product MQEISAALIDGDNGTVDTLTRAALDGGVEALEVMDDGLIAGMSVVGIKFRENFIFVPEVLACARAMKAGMAHIEPILSASGIEPVGTVIMGTVKGDLHDIGKNLCIMMLRGAGFVVHDLGVDTSEDEFMDAVEEHEAPLLGMSALLTTTMPNMGKTIDAFIDNDMREDVKIMVGGASVTQEFADDMGADGTAEDAVGCVELAQRLLVELKQEQEA; this is encoded by the coding sequence ATGCAGGAGATCTCCGCGGCCCTCATCGATGGGGACAACGGGACGGTCGACACGCTGACCCGGGCGGCGCTGGATGGCGGGGTCGAGGCGCTGGAGGTGATGGACGACGGCCTGATCGCCGGCATGAGCGTCGTGGGCATCAAGTTCCGGGAGAACTTCATCTTCGTCCCGGAAGTCCTCGCCTGCGCCCGGGCCATGAAGGCCGGGATGGCCCACATCGAGCCCATCCTCTCCGCCTCAGGTATCGAACCCGTCGGCACCGTCATCATGGGCACGGTCAAGGGCGACCTCCACGACATCGGCAAGAACCTGTGCATCATGATGCTGCGCGGCGCCGGGTTCGTGGTCCACGACCTGGGGGTGGACACCTCCGAGGACGAGTTCATGGACGCGGTGGAGGAGCATGAAGCGCCCCTGCTGGGCATGTCGGCCCTGCTCACCACGACCATGCCCAACATGGGCAAGACCATCGACGCCTTCATCGACAACGACATGCGGGAGGACGTCAAGATCATGGTGGGCGGCGCGTCGGTCACCCAGGAGTTCGCCGACGACATGGGCGCCGACGGCACCGCCGAGGACGCGGTGGGCTGCGTGGAACTGGCCCAGCGCCTCCTCGTAGAGCTCAAGCAGGAACAGGAAGCCTGA
- a CDS encoding GNAT family N-acetyltransferase: protein MYRLRPALPSTDEPGIASVVNTFEQNPVSVETVHEWLIHDAPGRISFRRVAVNGEDAVVGYAVSVHETWDPEGQFYAWAGVAPAWRGRGIGAALYSDMLEFLKHHNASTVTSEVRDDCAVSQAFARRRGFENDRHLFQSSLDLEHFDESPYAQIIADSAASGLRIHSLADFGDTPEARGKLYEVNAITDRDVPGWTGPGLSFEEFNEWVYEAGWYRPDGQLLAADGDRWVGICAVRLYPEVRQAFNVHTGVIRSYRRRNIALALKLAAIRYARSQGARSISTHNDSTNSPMLALNRKLGYVPEPGRYTLRKTVK, encoded by the coding sequence ATGTACCGCCTCCGCCCCGCCCTTCCCTCCACCGACGAACCCGGCATCGCTTCCGTCGTCAATACCTTCGAGCAGAATCCCGTATCAGTAGAGACCGTGCACGAGTGGTTGATCCACGATGCGCCGGGCAGAATCAGTTTTCGCCGAGTCGCCGTAAACGGGGAGGACGCCGTGGTGGGCTACGCGGTGTCGGTCCACGAGACCTGGGACCCGGAAGGACAGTTCTACGCCTGGGCAGGGGTCGCGCCGGCGTGGCGCGGACGGGGCATCGGCGCGGCGCTCTATTCGGATATGCTCGAGTTTCTGAAGCACCACAACGCCAGCACGGTTACGAGCGAAGTCCGGGACGACTGCGCCGTTTCGCAGGCCTTCGCAAGGCGGCGGGGATTCGAGAACGACCGACATCTGTTTCAGTCGAGCCTGGACCTGGAACATTTCGACGAATCACCTTATGCGCAGATCATCGCGGACAGTGCGGCTTCGGGTCTGCGGATACACTCGCTTGCAGATTTCGGAGATACGCCGGAGGCGCGCGGGAAACTCTACGAAGTCAATGCGATCACCGACCGGGATGTGCCGGGTTGGACCGGGCCCGGGCTGTCCTTCGAGGAGTTCAACGAGTGGGTCTACGAGGCGGGCTGGTACCGTCCGGACGGCCAGTTACTCGCGGCCGACGGCGATCGTTGGGTTGGGATCTGCGCCGTCCGGCTTTACCCGGAGGTGCGCCAGGCTTTCAACGTGCATACCGGGGTGATCCGGTCGTACCGCAGGCGAAACATAGCCCTCGCGCTGAAACTCGCCGCGATACGCTATGCCCGAAGCCAGGGCGCACGGTCGATCAGTACGCACAACGACTCGACGAACAGTCCCATGCTGGCGCTCAACCGTAAACTGGGGTACGTCCCCGAACCGGGACGGTATACCTTGCGGAAGACGGTGAAGTAA